The following are from one region of the Canis lupus dingo isolate Sandy chromosome 19, ASM325472v2, whole genome shotgun sequence genome:
- the LOC112649853 gene encoding 10 kDa heat shock protein, mitochondrial, translating into MAGQAFRKFLPLFDRVLVERSAAETVTKGGIMLPEKSQGKVLQATVVAVGSGSKGKGGEIQPVSVKVGDKVLLPEYGGTKVVLDDKDYFLFRDGDILGKYVD; encoded by the coding sequence ATGGCAGGGCAGGCGTTTAGGAAGTTTCTTCCCCTCTTTGACCGGGTTTTAGTCGAAAGGAGTGCAGCTGAAACTGTAACCAAAGGAGGTATCATGCTACCAGAAAAATCTCAAGGGAAAGTGTTGCAAGCAACAGTAGTGGCTGTTGGATCGGGTTCCAAAGGAAAGGGTGGAGAGATTCAACCAGTTAGTGTGAAAGTTGGAGATAAAGTTCTTCTCCCAGAATATGGAGGCACCAAAGTAGTCCTAGATGACAAggattatttcttatttagagATGGTGACATTCTCGGAAAGTATGTGGACTGA